GGCTCCCCCGACAACTTGAAGATGACTGCGCTCTTGGTGATTCCCTGGTGATCTCCTGGTGGAGACAGGGTGGAGATCTGGTGATTTTCTGGTGAAATCTGAAAACCATTGCAAACACTGAGGTCTACACCACATCAGCCGCACTCAGGGCCCCCTTCTCGTTGTGTTCTCAGCTGACCAATCACCTCAATGGACTAGAGGTTCACCCCAGCTGCCGCGTCATCAGCCTTTCCCTCTCTTCTTCAACCAACAAGGGCACCATTCACTCCAACTCAATCACTGCGGCTTATCTCTTCCAAGCTCATCAATCTCCAGGACCAACCAAGCTTGTAGCCATCAGCGTCATTAGCCCTCAGTGTCATCAATAGCTCCTGAAGCAGAGCCAGCGTCGTCTGAGTGTCAAGGGTCATTGGTTGAAAGCTACTAGTTAAAGCACTCCACCTTCAGAAAACCCCACTCTTGGCGTGGTTGCAATCTCCCTAGTTGACACCCTTATTTTAGTGATCACTTTATATCTAATTTCTGCTCATTAGCGCCAGGCACTGAAGGACGATATGGGCAGTTATTAGAGCTAATAAAGAAATAAAAATCCCCTGAAGTTTCAAGGACTTTGGGGGCTTCTCATGGCGTGGTAAATACTCACCCTTCCCGTCATGCCAAATAATTCAAACCGGATCGGCAGATTTGGTCATAAATACTCACATCCCTGATAGCAGGTGTTGATTTCATAGCATTAATCACAAGGAGGAGAAATTCTTTGTGCTGCACAGTTGTACTCGCACAACCAAACGAACTTTGATATCTGCAGAAACTCTGGTTTCAAATGCCTCGTCGGAGGAGATGTTTACTCCTGCTGTTGAGCCATTGTTGATTCTGTAGGCAACTCGACCGAGCACACTATTACCATCTGCAGATCCAATGAAACGATTAGACTGCAATGGTGTCCATAGTTTGTATTAGGCTTTTAGGTCACCAGATGATTGCAAGATCCATCGCATTGTTCACAGTAATCAACCTAATGGGTTCCAGCACTGCACTTGCGGACAATTCAATACCGCCTGAAGTTCTTAGTAGCATTCAGCTGGAATGCAACGCTTCATTTGCTCAGAATACTTACCGTGATATGTCAGCTGAGAACTGCATCGGTTTAGCGGTTGAGAAATACAAGGAGCTAATCCTTGCGAACATCAATGAGATTGCCGAGATTTATGAGGAAGATAATGTTGCCGACCTTGGGATAAACTCTCCTGCTTGGATGGTTAAAGCATTTGAAGATACTGAAGGCTAATGCGTTTCTTTGGTGTGCCTACCTGGATAGCGGTGTTGCTTTCTAGCTGTAGAGTGAGGTATGAAAAACCTAATCCCGTTCCTCGCTCTTCCCCTGCTTGTTGGTGGTTGCGTGAATACAGATACGCAAATCAAGATGAATTGTGCGTTGGGGTTAAGTCAGGAAAGTTTTAACCCTGAAAAGGCGGAGGAATATGCCAAGGAGTTAGAGCGTATTACGGGTCTCAAAGGAACGAACTACGCCGAGGTGTCCGCATTCTGTAAGCAATACAGACAGTTCTGATTCAAGACTATGAAAAGGATTATTCCTGTCTTCTGGGAAAATAAAGGTTGCATCTGGAGGCATCGGCAAAGGTAATGTCTTGCGAAGAGGCTATGCCGTTCATAGGTTTGTATTGCTCGCGTCGCAACTTGGGAACATAGGGCTGGTTGATAGACCGAGACCGTTGCTGGGTTAAGCGGTTCCACAGAGACGAGAAGACGTGGGGCCAGCATCTAAAGGTCTTCTGATGACGGCAGAGGTATGCCTGATGGTGAGTCTGCGTTGCTTAAAATGAGATTCCACCATCGCAAACAAGGTTGGAAACAGATGACTCCTGTGTGTGGCGATGCTGTTGAGCCATAAAAATTTGCATATTCTCAGCATCCTGACCCACACCAACACGAGCATGTGAGTTCGTCGGTGTCCTTAGAGATCGATGCCTATCTCCTAGGAAGGACATAAAAAACCCCGTAAGGCAGATGCCTTGCGGAGTGGGTGATGGGGAAACTGTAGTTTATTTAACTTTGTGAGTTTTATTACCTCTTACTCATCAAATCCTCAGGGGATTGGTTCTGGAAGCGCTTGTTTCTCATCAAATACTCAGCAGAGCGGCTCTGGAAGCGCTTATTTCTCACCAAATACTCAGCGGAGCAACTGCTCAGGCAGGGATGGAAGTAGGCAAAACATAATCGTGCAGTGGGTTTGAGGGTGCCGAGCTGTATCGCATCCCTGGGCACATGATGCCCAGCCCTGCCCCCTCCCAGACGCTTAGAAAGGGTGGTGTGTCCTCGTTGGTGACGCTCAATCTGATTCAGGGAATGCACCCCACCTCTGATGCTTTGCCTGATAAACCGAACTTCTTTGTTCGGTTTTAAGTAGTGACTTGGATGCTTAGCAGGTTTAGATCATAAAAGCCTCGGCAATTTATAGCATGGTTTCTCGTAATGAATTAAAAGAGGATGCTTTTGAGTTGGCATTAGGCATTCTTCAAGTGGCCAGGGATCCTGAGCATGGGATTAAACACAGTAAGCATTTTTCACCAATTTTCAAGTGGGATCTACAAAGGGAATGGCTCAATAGATTTTTAACTCATCCTCAAATTAAGCCTCTTGTTGATGAGCGATTTGGTGTTTCATGGCCATCATTTGATGGTATGCGTGTAATGCCAGTTGGAAGTCTGGGATTCTGCGCGCAGCAGATGTTTGGGCAGCTCGGCATTGATCCACTTCCACCGGTCAATAAAAACCTGAGGAAGGTTGCGAAAACCAATGAAAATGGGGATTATTTAACCCGCAGAATCCGAAGTACTCATGACATCCACCATTTAGTTCTTGGTGTTGATACTTCAGTGGCTGGGGAAGCTGCTGTTCAAGCCTATTACGCTGTTTCACAGCGTCAGCCTGGCGTAGTTGCAGGTCTCTCAGCTTTGATGACTCATAGTTTCATCGAACCCGATGAACATCGCATGATCTGGGAAGCCATCAGCTTTGGTGCTCAAGTAGGTCTTGCTGGAGTCTTCTTGGAAGGGTGCCGTTGGGAAGAAGGATGGGAGCGACCGTTGGCAGAATGGAGGTCTGAGCTTGGTCTTTCTCGTTTGCTGGAGAAATCTCCTTTTCAGGATGAAATACATCGGTGGGAGACTCTTCCTTCCTGACATCTTATTATTTCATGCATTAACAGATAAAGCCCTGATTAATCTGAATTGTGCAGCGAGCTCATTGCAGTTGAGTCATCTACAGGGGGGCTCTGTTTGACCTATTCCCGGGTGGTCGTCATTGGCCTTTTCAGAATGAAGTGATATCGGTATGACCGATTGAAGATAAGACCGAGACCATTGCTAACCATTGCCTAGTGCTTCACTGGAGATAGCTGAAGCCATAAAAAACCCCGTAAGGCAGATGCCCTGCGGAGTGAG
The Synechococcus sp. CC9311 DNA segment above includes these coding regions:
- a CDS encoding Coq4 family protein, whose translation is MVSRNELKEDAFELALGILQVARDPEHGIKHSKHFSPIFKWDLQREWLNRFLTHPQIKPLVDERFGVSWPSFDGMRVMPVGSLGFCAQQMFGQLGIDPLPPVNKNLRKVAKTNENGDYLTRRIRSTHDIHHLVLGVDTSVAGEAAVQAYYAVSQRQPGVVAGLSALMTHSFIEPDEHRMIWEAISFGAQVGLAGVFLEGCRWEEGWERPLAEWRSELGLSRLLEKSPFQDEIHRWETLPS